A part of Capsicum annuum cultivar UCD-10X-F1 chromosome 6, UCD10Xv1.1, whole genome shotgun sequence genomic DNA contains:
- the LOC107874306 gene encoding high mobility group nucleosome-binding domain-containing protein 5-like: MDYMIFFEPYTDEVKNNVLDGLKKEVEGVIVLISNKDSDDDGDLGGNPVEVHIGDDDTLSTSKDAAVNVDLCESGRNEEGEKISKMDELASVVAGEEKEEKKDEEEDMCQEESSKEAAASEAEEEAEKESAVDVQKKGEEGEEAPAKESPKEAATEAEEEPEKETSIDVKKKGEEAPAEEVPTATDAEIEGEEGEHEEAAEAAETKGAEADQKDLGVVIVGAVYG, from the exons atggattacatgatttTTTTTGAGCCATATACGGACGAGGTGAAGAATAATGTCCTCGATGGCTTAAAGAAAGAGGTAGAAGGGGTGATTGTACTTATTTCAAATaaggatagtgatgatgatgggGATTTGGGCGGTAACCCCGTTGAAGTACACATTGGTGATGATGATACTCTgagcacctccaaagatgcagCAG TGAATGTGGACCTTTGTGAATCAGGgaggaatgaagaaggagaaaaaataagcaaaatggatgagttggctTCTGTTGTGGCgggagaggaaaaagaagaaaagaaggatgaagaagaagatatgtgCCAAGAAGAAAGTTCAAAAGAAGCAGCTGCatcagaagcagaagaagaagctgaaaaagAATCAGCAGTAGATGTCcagaaaaaaggagaagaaggtgaagaagCACCAGCTAAAGAAAGTCCAAAAGAAGCAGCTacagaagcagaagaagaaccTGAAAAAGAAACATCAATAGATGTtaagaaaaaaggagaagaagcACCAGCTGAAGAAGTACCAACTGCTACAGATGCTGAAATAGAAGGAGAAGAAGGCGAGCATGAAGAAGCAGCCGAAGCTGCTGAGACAAAAGGAGCTGAAGCTGACCAAAAAGATTTG ggtgtTGTCATAGTTGGTGCAGTGTATGGTTGA